One Malus domestica chromosome 11, GDT2T_hap1 genomic region harbors:
- the LOC103448161 gene encoding uncharacterized protein, whose protein sequence is MTELNSKHQTVIQALLSRGPLKEDHFHSLFTALTGKTPGSDRQKFDDFLLKINKALSYVQFELRGCRNQYDGQVYYGVVNNVSDEESKLGTKYSVAQIAFYKAIIEAIVQDAAAQGTISNIDALNLRLENQVLMGSMSQSEGGLPHVPPALKNFSISQKEKTLDELVRDQWLSLTPDNYIGLGIRSFLDLRSWFRNNEVPPCEVCNEAGVKAVLCEKDGCSVRIHQYCAKKMSLQKKGGRVCPSCGTQWQYTVTKAEAVEEEPDNPTESQPPVGPKKKRLRRNEIGDGDVAECGSSQASLPGGPTPRRSSRNSIRLK, encoded by the exons ATGACGGAACTGAACTCGAAACACCAGACTGTCATTCAAGCTCTGCTTTCACGCGGCCCACTCAAGGAGGACCACTTCCACTCCCTCTTCACCGCTCTCACCGGCAAAACCCCAg GTAGTGATCGGCAGAAGTTTGATGATTTTCTTCTCAAGATAAACAAGGCACTTTCTTATGTTCAGTTTGAGTTGAGGGGATGCAGAAACCAATATGACGGTCAAGTTTATTATGGAGTTGTCAATAATGTTTCCGACGAAGAATCCAAGCTTGGAACAAAATATTCAGTCGCTCAGATTGCTTTCTATAAGGCCATT ATAGAAGCAATAGTGCAGGATGCTGCAGCTCAAGGAACCATATCTAACATTGATGCTCTTAATCTAAGATTAGAGAATCAG GTTCTCATGGGTTCAATGTCGCAATCAGAAGGAGGTCTACCTCATGTGCCTCCTGCACTAAAGAATTTCTCAATATCTCAGAAGGAGAAAACTCTTGATGAACTTGTACGGGACCAATGGCTTAGCTTAACCCCAGATAATTATATTGGACTTGGTATCAGATCCTTCCTTGACCTGCGAAGTTGGTTTCGTAATAATGAAGTTCCGCCATGTGAAGTGTGCAATGAAGCCGGGGTGAAG GCAGTGTTGTGCGAAAAAGACGGATGTAGCGTTCGAATTCATCAGTATTGTGCGAAGAAAATGTCTTTGCAAAAGAAG GGCGGAAGAGTTTGTCCAAGTTGTGGTACTCAATGGCAATATACAGTAACCAAAGCAGAAGCTGTAGAAGAAGAGCCAGATAACCCTACCGAGAGCCAGCCACCCGTTGGACCCAAGAAAAAGAGGCTGCGAAGAAATGAAATTGGCGATGGAGATGTAGCTGAATGCGGCTCCTCTCAAGCATCCTTACCTGGTGGTCCTACTCCGAGAAGATCCAGTCGAAACTCAATCCGCCTTAAGTAA